A single genomic interval of Adhaeribacter pallidiroseus harbors:
- a CDS encoding NAD-dependent epimerase/dehydratase family protein, with translation MHTILGAGGPVSNALAQELLKNNQPVRLVSRRKIEKFKKATWVGADLKNYQQVLQAVQGSEVIYMCAGLQYNKKVWAAEWPVIMQNLLDATKATGARLIFFDNVYMYGHVRGPMTEETPYNPSSVKGEVRAQIAEKLMNEAKMGNIRATIARAPDFYGTESLNSFYDSMVLAKYAQKAKAMWLGEPASKHSFIYIPDAGKAVYLLGQHPETDNQIWHLPTAPALTGHEFIQLAASIFETKPNFMKVNKLMLQTIGLFNKLVGETAELYYQYQYDYLFNSQKFEKAFQVQPTSYANGIQQYSSFFTKSDQ, from the coding sequence ATGCATACTATATTAGGCGCTGGCGGACCCGTCAGCAATGCGCTCGCGCAGGAATTATTAAAAAATAACCAACCCGTGCGGTTAGTAAGCCGCCGGAAAATAGAAAAATTTAAAAAAGCTACTTGGGTTGGAGCTGATTTAAAGAATTATCAACAGGTATTACAGGCCGTGCAAGGCTCCGAAGTGATTTATATGTGCGCTGGCTTGCAATACAATAAAAAAGTATGGGCCGCCGAATGGCCGGTAATTATGCAAAATCTGCTAGATGCGACCAAAGCTACCGGGGCCCGGCTTATTTTTTTCGATAACGTGTATATGTACGGCCATGTGCGCGGTCCTATGACCGAGGAAACACCGTATAATCCCAGCAGTGTAAAAGGTGAAGTGCGGGCCCAAATAGCCGAAAAGTTAATGAACGAAGCTAAAATGGGTAATATACGCGCCACCATTGCCCGGGCTCCTGACTTTTACGGCACCGAAAGCCTTAACAGCTTCTACGATTCGATGGTGCTGGCTAAATACGCGCAAAAAGCGAAAGCTATGTGGCTCGGCGAACCGGCCAGTAAACATTCGTTTATCTACATTCCAGATGCGGGTAAAGCTGTATACTTATTAGGTCAACATCCCGAAACGGATAATCAAATCTGGCATTTACCTACTGCCCCAGCGCTTACCGGCCATGAATTTATTCAGTTAGCGGCTAGTATTTTTGAAACGAAACCAAATTTTATGAAAGTAAATAAGCTAATGCTTCAAACCATCGGCTTATTTAACAAGCTGGTTGGGGAGACTGCAGAGTTGTACTACCAATATCAATACGATTATCTCTTTAATTCTCAGAAGTTCGAAAAAGCGTTTCAGGTTCAACCAACTTCTTACGCCAATGGCATCCAACAATATTCCAGTTTCTTTACAAAATCAGATCAGTAA
- a CDS encoding Crp/Fnr family transcriptional regulator → MAELTDFMLATFRRNLETFVIFSDEEWDLFAAHLYLRKIKKREVFITSGSVCNEVGFIYSGTFRFFFLKEGIEISNYFCFERELVSSYRSFLKREPSVINIEAMENAEVICFSYATLEQLSNNPKISFKMERFGRLVAEYLICCYEDRVVAFVTQTPEERYRQLLQQQPDLLQRIPQHYIANFLGITPVSLSRIRKRIFAAVRSKGNSVAA, encoded by the coding sequence ATGGCTGAATTAACTGATTTTATGTTAGCCACTTTCCGGCGCAACCTGGAAACTTTTGTTATTTTCTCTGATGAAGAATGGGACTTGTTTGCGGCCCATCTTTATTTACGAAAAATTAAAAAACGCGAAGTATTTATTACCAGTGGCAGTGTTTGTAACGAAGTAGGTTTTATTTATTCGGGTACCTTTCGGTTTTTCTTTTTAAAAGAAGGCATCGAAATTAGTAATTACTTTTGCTTCGAGCGAGAACTGGTTAGTTCTTACCGCAGCTTCCTGAAAAGAGAACCCAGTGTTATTAACATTGAAGCCATGGAAAATGCCGAAGTCATTTGCTTTTCGTACGCTACTTTAGAACAATTAAGCAATAACCCAAAAATTTCTTTTAAAATGGAGCGTTTTGGCCGATTGGTAGCCGAGTATCTTATTTGCTGCTACGAAGACCGCGTAGTAGCATTTGTTACGCAAACACCAGAAGAGCGTTACCGCCAATTATTACAACAGCAACCCGATTTGTTACAGCGCATTCCGCAGCATTACATAGCTAATTTTTTAGGCATCACGCCCGTATCACTTTCCCGCATCCGGAAGCGAATTTTTGCCGCTGTTAGAAGTAAAGGCAATTCAGTAGCTGCTTAA
- a CDS encoding pseudouridine synthase: protein MEAKRLNKFISDTGFCSRREADTLLEQGRVTVNGKIPEAGTKVTAQDKVRVDGEILRVRHEEPVYLLFNKPAGIATTTDLSVRNNIIQALNYPASLLPIGFLDRDAEGLLFLSNETEWVRKMTKADARYEKEYLVTVDKLINTDFLAKVSEGGFPEPGTERKKNFVTKLGTNRFRIVLEPSTNHHVKKVVEGLGYKVVHLQRTRLADITPGKLQVGMWRTLTHAEVESLKNVVSQKPQRTFGSSKIANDFTDEGLAPRNAVAAKSRATAKPDSPSRSTSSVSKNAISSSRSMGSTGQKRIGKSKPASTKTGAPRNSGRRTGGSPKR from the coding sequence ATGGAAGCAAAACGATTAAATAAATTTATCAGCGATACCGGTTTCTGTTCCCGCAGAGAAGCCGACACTTTACTGGAACAAGGCCGGGTAACGGTAAACGGCAAAATTCCGGAGGCGGGCACTAAAGTTACGGCCCAGGATAAAGTACGGGTGGATGGGGAGATACTGCGTGTCCGGCACGAAGAACCGGTTTATTTGTTGTTTAACAAACCCGCGGGCATCGCTACCACCACCGACCTTTCGGTACGCAATAATATTATTCAGGCGCTTAACTATCCCGCTTCCCTCCTGCCCATCGGGTTTTTAGACCGCGATGCCGAAGGTTTGCTGTTTTTAAGTAACGAAACCGAATGGGTCCGTAAAATGACCAAGGCAGACGCCCGCTACGAAAAAGAATATCTAGTAACCGTAGATAAACTGATTAATACCGACTTTCTGGCGAAAGTAAGCGAAGGCGGCTTTCCGGAACCGGGTACCGAAAGAAAAAAGAACTTTGTTACCAAGCTAGGCACCAACCGGTTCCGGATAGTGCTGGAGCCCAGTACCAACCACCACGTAAAAAAAGTGGTTGAAGGTTTAGGCTATAAAGTAGTGCATTTACAAAGAACACGTTTAGCCGACATAACTCCGGGTAAATTGCAGGTTGGCATGTGGCGCACCTTAACCCATGCCGAAGTAGAGAGTTTAAAAAATGTGGTTTCTCAAAAACCCCAAAGAACTTTCGGTTCTTCCAAAATAGCAAATGATTTTACCGACGAAGGCCTGGCTCCCCGAAATGCGGTAGCCGCTAAGTCACGGGCTACCGCTAAACCAGATTCTCCATCACGAAGTACTTCTTCTGTCAGCAAAAACGCTATAAGCTCGTCGCGCAGTATGGGTTCAACTGGTCAGAAGCGAATTGGTAAAAGTAAACCCGCCTCCACCAAAACAGGTGCTCCCAGAAATAGCGGCCGAAGAACCGGGGGCTCGCCTAAAAGGTAG
- a CDS encoding VF530 family protein codes for MEAQKNNPLHGKTLEMILTYLVEYYGWDELGSRININSFTSNPSVKSSLTFLRKTPWARQKVEALYLKTIR; via the coding sequence ATGGAAGCACAAAAGAATAATCCTTTGCACGGCAAAACGCTGGAAATGATTTTAACTTACTTAGTAGAGTACTACGGCTGGGACGAATTAGGCTCCCGCATAAACATTAATAGCTTCACAAGTAATCCCAGCGTTAAATCCAGCTTAACTTTTCTGCGGAAAACGCCGTGGGCCCGCCAAAAAGTAGAAGCTCTTTATTTAAAAACAATCCGGTGA
- a CDS encoding putative sensor domain DACNV-containing protein, protein MLKREPLPTAPRLKINRQTRYQAARVVAPAVEEHFAEHLGAAHQQGGHQLATAPERAAIETIVDVAFWASLRREEGHSTQISLAFLPPEQAVQPMLFEQSLALTPASLTKLAPAVERPGIHLGVWGKGDDLYVWGATRIIPSLCFVLEVIEPGLLVIKHRGLDVFGKFVNVAVLKGDEVKVIDEQSASLPDCPAVLTSLLGFTTPTSWNGSVDVLVQLAASMRAHKRGGSLLVVPHGTQTWRDSIIHPISYAIQPAFAGLATVLQQEKQEQSTSYWQAKLRQAVEGVAGVTAVDGATIITDQYELLAFGAKIRRPPDKPPVEQIVVTEPIVGGEPLIIHPAQNGGTRHLSAAQFVYDQRNAHALVASQDGRFTIFSWSPCEGMVHAHRVDSLLL, encoded by the coding sequence ATGTTAAAACGTGAGCCTTTACCCACCGCGCCCCGCTTAAAAATAAACCGCCAAACCCGCTACCAGGCGGCCCGGGTAGTAGCGCCTGCCGTTGAAGAACACTTTGCGGAGCATCTGGGGGCGGCCCACCAACAAGGAGGTCATCAACTGGCTACCGCCCCTGAAAGAGCAGCCATTGAAACCATTGTGGACGTAGCCTTTTGGGCAAGTTTACGGCGCGAAGAAGGCCATTCTACGCAAATTTCCTTAGCTTTTCTGCCGCCGGAGCAAGCTGTCCAGCCCATGCTATTTGAACAAAGCTTGGCTCTTACGCCCGCTAGTCTTACAAAACTGGCTCCAGCCGTAGAACGGCCCGGTATTCATTTGGGCGTTTGGGGAAAAGGGGATGATTTATACGTTTGGGGAGCTACCCGCATTATTCCGAGCTTGTGTTTTGTGCTGGAAGTAATTGAGCCTGGCTTGCTGGTCATCAAACATCGGGGGTTAGATGTTTTTGGGAAATTTGTAAATGTTGCGGTATTAAAAGGTGATGAAGTAAAGGTAATTGATGAGCAAAGCGCCAGTCTGCCCGATTGCCCGGCGGTACTAACTTCTTTGCTGGGTTTTACGACTCCCACTTCCTGGAATGGCTCCGTAGATGTGTTGGTACAATTAGCGGCTTCGATGCGGGCTCATAAACGGGGAGGCAGCTTGCTGGTGGTTCCGCACGGTACCCAAACCTGGCGCGATTCTATTATTCACCCGATTTCCTATGCTATTCAGCCGGCCTTTGCGGGTTTAGCCACCGTTCTGCAGCAAGAAAAGCAAGAGCAAAGTACTAGTTACTGGCAAGCCAAGCTCCGTCAAGCCGTAGAAGGAGTAGCGGGCGTTACGGCCGTAGATGGCGCTACCATTATCACCGACCAATATGAATTACTCGCTTTTGGTGCTAAAATCCGCCGCCCACCCGATAAACCACCCGTAGAGCAAATAGTAGTAACGGAACCTATTGTGGGCGGGGAGCCTTTAATTATTCATCCGGCGCAGAACGGCGGCACCCGGCATTTATCGGCAGCTCAATTTGTATACGACCAACGCAATGCGCATGCTTTGGTAGCTTCGCAGGATGGCCGTTTCACCATTTTTTCGTGGTCGCCGTGCGAAGGCATGGTGCACGCCCACCGGGTAGATAGCTTGTTGTTGTAA
- the hrpB gene encoding ATP-dependent helicase HrpB codes for MLATDLFKNIPNLPVTEVLPRLLQALEVNSRAVLEAPPGAGKTTLVPLALLQATWRNNGKIIMLEPRRLAARAAAQRMADLLGEKAGETVGYRVRMERAISEKSQIEVVTEGILTRLLQDDPALEEISVIIFDEFHERSLQADLGLALALDAQAVLRPDLRLLVMSATLDAAGIGNWLEAPVIRSEGRMFPVETHYLPPAEVAAAGNRPLDRLTALVPKAIRQALTQHPEGDILSFLPGLGEMRKVAQHLEDKLPANTQLHLLHGELSLAQQQAAIQPASLGQRKVVLATSIAETSLTIAGVKIVIDGGLARVPQFIPRTGLTTLATVPVSLAAADQRRGRAGRLGPGTCYRLWSSADQLQLTDRQTPEICEADLSSLALELAIWGIKEINALKWLDVPPAAALALARDLLLRLEAIDATGNATRHGKALAALGLPPRLGHLVIRGHDLGYGSTACALAALLAERDFLKPQDSSRTNLLPDLPLRLELLAGQRPPTPGFLVDENIIRRVREQARHLRQRLREPEGKLQPEVAGLLTALAYPDRLAQRETSGRVRLITGQRASLATEVFSEAEFYSVAHLETSNQARILLAASITKSEIQQHFSNQLKQHQEIRWEENTGRINARQITRLGALILEETALTKPDPERVATVLLQALLEKGISQLPGSEEAQKTRQRLLFLQQLEPERWPDVSDKALTATATDWLRPHLLNLRSLEQVTRLDFNEMLLTNLSWEQRQEMDQLAPTHVTVPSGSRIALDYTDINAPVLAVRLQEVFGMLDTPVIGKGKVPLLMHLLSPASRPVQVTRDLRSFWNTGYFDVRKNLRGRYPKHHWPEDPLSAPPTRGTKKRPG; via the coding sequence ATGCTGGCAACTGATTTATTTAAAAATATACCCAATTTACCCGTTACCGAAGTGCTCCCGCGGCTTTTACAAGCTTTAGAAGTTAACAGTCGGGCGGTATTAGAAGCACCTCCGGGAGCCGGGAAAACCACTTTAGTACCTTTAGCCTTACTTCAGGCAACTTGGCGCAACAACGGGAAAATTATTATGCTCGAACCGCGCCGGTTGGCGGCCCGGGCGGCCGCGCAACGAATGGCCGATTTACTCGGCGAAAAAGCGGGCGAAACCGTTGGTTACCGCGTCCGGATGGAGCGGGCTATTTCCGAAAAATCCCAGATTGAAGTAGTAACCGAAGGCATCTTAACCCGACTCTTACAAGACGACCCTGCCTTAGAAGAAATCTCGGTTATTATTTTCGACGAATTTCACGAGCGAAGTTTACAAGCGGATTTAGGTTTAGCCTTAGCGCTGGATGCCCAAGCTGTTTTACGCCCCGACCTGCGCTTGTTAGTAATGAGCGCTACTCTGGATGCGGCGGGTATTGGTAACTGGCTCGAAGCACCGGTTATCCGCAGTGAAGGACGCATGTTCCCCGTGGAAACGCATTATTTACCGCCTGCCGAAGTGGCTGCCGCCGGCAATCGCCCATTAGACCGGTTAACTGCTTTAGTTCCGAAAGCCATTCGCCAAGCTTTAACGCAACATCCTGAAGGCGATATTTTAAGTTTTTTACCGGGTTTGGGCGAAATGCGGAAAGTAGCCCAACACCTGGAAGATAAATTACCCGCCAATACTCAATTGCATCTGTTACACGGCGAATTAAGTTTAGCGCAGCAACAAGCGGCTATTCAACCAGCCTCCCTAGGTCAGCGAAAAGTAGTATTGGCTACCAGCATTGCCGAAACCAGCTTAACCATTGCGGGTGTAAAAATAGTAATAGACGGTGGGTTGGCCCGGGTACCGCAGTTTATTCCCCGCACGGGGCTTACCACTTTGGCAACGGTTCCGGTATCGCTGGCGGCCGCGGATCAACGCCGGGGCCGGGCAGGAAGGTTAGGCCCCGGAACGTGCTACCGTTTATGGTCGTCGGCGGACCAGTTGCAACTAACCGACCGTCAAACACCTGAAATCTGTGAAGCTGACCTGAGTAGTTTAGCATTGGAGCTTGCTATTTGGGGAATTAAAGAAATAAATGCATTAAAATGGCTGGATGTTCCGCCTGCTGCCGCTCTTGCTTTAGCTCGCGACCTATTGTTGCGCCTCGAAGCCATAGATGCTACGGGCAATGCTACCCGCCACGGCAAAGCTTTAGCAGCGCTGGGTTTACCGCCCCGGTTAGGTCATCTGGTTATACGGGGTCACGATTTAGGTTATGGTTCTACAGCTTGCGCCCTGGCAGCTTTACTCGCAGAAAGAGATTTTTTAAAACCACAGGATAGCAGCCGGACAAATCTCTTACCTGACTTACCCTTGCGTTTGGAATTACTAGCCGGTCAGCGGCCACCTACGCCCGGCTTTCTGGTAGATGAAAATATAATACGCCGAGTACGCGAACAAGCCCGACATTTACGGCAGCGTCTGCGGGAGCCAGAAGGAAAACTTCAGCCAGAAGTAGCCGGTTTGCTAACGGCTTTGGCTTACCCGGACCGTTTGGCTCAAAGGGAAACTTCGGGCCGGGTACGGTTAATTACCGGACAACGGGCAAGTTTAGCTACCGAGGTTTTCTCCGAAGCGGAATTTTACAGCGTGGCTCACCTGGAAACCAGTAACCAGGCCCGCATTTTACTGGCAGCTTCCATCACTAAATCAGAAATCCAGCAGCATTTCAGTAATCAACTAAAGCAGCACCAGGAAATACGCTGGGAAGAAAATACCGGCCGGATTAATGCCCGCCAAATTACCCGGTTAGGCGCTTTGATTCTGGAAGAAACGGCGCTCACCAAACCCGACCCGGAGCGTGTAGCTACCGTGCTGCTGCAAGCTTTACTGGAAAAAGGAATTAGCCAGCTACCCGGGTCCGAAGAAGCTCAAAAAACCCGGCAACGTTTACTCTTTCTGCAGCAGTTAGAACCGGAGCGCTGGCCCGATGTTTCGGACAAAGCATTAACGGCAACAGCAACTGATTGGCTACGGCCGCATCTGCTAAATTTACGTTCTCTGGAACAAGTAACCCGGTTGGATTTTAACGAAATGCTATTGACGAATCTGTCGTGGGAGCAACGCCAGGAAATGGACCAGTTAGCGCCTACACACGTAACCGTACCCAGTGGCTCCCGCATTGCGCTGGATTATACCGATATTAATGCACCGGTTTTAGCCGTTCGTTTGCAGGAAGTTTTTGGCATGTTAGATACTCCGGTAATTGGTAAAGGCAAAGTGCCTTTGCTGATGCATTTGCTTTCGCCGGCTTCCCGGCCGGTGCAGGTAACCCGCGATCTGCGTAGCTTCTGGAATACCGGGTACTTCGATGTCCGGAAAAATTTACGCGGGCGTTATCCCAAACACCACTGGCCCGAAGATCCGCTCTCGGCCCCACCAACCCGCGGCACCAAAAAAAGACCGGGCTAA
- a CDS encoding DinB family protein, whose amino-acid sequence MAADTLQKLAVYTSWANQRVLETLEKIGDKVPATSLHLYSHLLNAEVIWLARIQHLESPVQVFDDHSLTECRRVHQSTFERFIGLADSTAEELEAEITYKNTKGELFNTSLEDILLHVFNHGTYHRAQIARDLRQNGLEPVNTDYIMFVRERSK is encoded by the coding sequence ATGGCAGCAGATACTTTACAAAAACTGGCAGTTTATACCAGTTGGGCCAATCAACGGGTGCTGGAAACTTTGGAAAAAATTGGTGATAAAGTTCCTGCCACGAGTTTACATCTGTACAGCCACTTATTAAATGCCGAAGTAATTTGGCTAGCTCGCATCCAACATTTAGAAAGCCCGGTACAGGTTTTCGATGACCATAGTTTAACTGAATGCCGCCGGGTACACCAAAGCACGTTTGAGCGCTTCATTGGTCTGGCCGATTCCACAGCCGAAGAGTTAGAAGCCGAAATTACTTATAAAAATACGAAGGGCGAATTATTTAATACTTCGCTGGAGGATATCTTACTGCACGTATTTAATCACGGCACTTACCATCGGGCACAGATTGCCCGCGACTTGCGCCAAAATGGTTTAGAACCAGTAAATACAGATTACATTATGTTTGTACGCGAGCGTTCGAAGTAA
- a CDS encoding restriction endonuclease, producing MKAWDYKQYINPKVIHDFPLNFNCRYCGHEMEVQEIKSFWDISADEFIKTFEELKFYMRKETGVGDETLNLRPDTLDDESTTLLLCKICGWWRIQKHLSMWAPAQLWDSYFGVSGVLKNMDCTKQDIPIKEIRNYLAARYDYRFHIHPKVFEEVVSSVFRSLGYNNYITAYSNDGGIDVVLERPGKELIGIQVKRYKKAIKVEQIRSFLGALMINNMAKGLFVCTSDFQSGCHRISKSFAIKLINGQSFYQALKEAQLKDNGNAFQIDKNSIPKLYYFDSLHRNSL from the coding sequence ATGAAAGCATGGGATTATAAACAATATATAAATCCGAAAGTAATACATGATTTTCCACTCAATTTTAATTGCAGGTATTGTGGACATGAAATGGAAGTTCAAGAAATTAAATCTTTTTGGGATATTTCTGCAGATGAGTTTATAAAAACATTTGAAGAATTAAAATTTTACATGAGAAAAGAGACAGGAGTAGGTGACGAGACTTTAAATCTAAGACCCGACACTTTGGATGATGAGTCTACTACCCTACTGCTTTGTAAAATTTGTGGTTGGTGGCGAATCCAAAAGCATTTATCCATGTGGGCACCAGCGCAGTTGTGGGACTCTTACTTTGGGGTAAGTGGTGTTTTAAAAAATATGGATTGTACTAAACAAGATATTCCTATTAAAGAAATTCGTAATTATTTAGCTGCCCGCTATGATTATCGCTTCCACATTCACCCAAAAGTTTTTGAAGAAGTTGTTTCGAGTGTGTTTAGAAGTCTAGGTTACAATAATTACATTACAGCCTATTCAAATGATGGCGGGATTGATGTTGTATTAGAAAGGCCAGGAAAAGAACTAATTGGAATACAAGTAAAACGTTATAAAAAAGCTATTAAGGTAGAACAGATAAGATCTTTTTTAGGAGCTTTAATGATTAATAATATGGCCAAAGGACTATTTGTATGTACTTCAGATTTTCAGTCAGGTTGTCATCGGATAAGTAAATCCTTCGCAATTAAATTAATTAACGGCCAAAGTTTTTATCAGGCTTTGAAAGAAGCCCAATTAAAAGATAATGGCAATGCTTTTCAAATTGATAAGAATTCAATTCCTAAATTATATTATTTTGACAGTCTTCACCGAAACAGCTTATAG
- a CDS encoding aldo/keto reductase produces the protein MQKIYLSDAGPKVSPAVYSFHRWQEEQNTTPASMEKIVNLCLELGINTFDHADIYGTYHAEELFGQVISQKSFNREDIVLFTKCGLRLPHPSKPEVRVKHYDTSRQHILRSLDESLRNLKTEYIDIFLLNYLDPISNLEETAITLRQLKESGKVKNIGVANFTVFQHQLLAAYLNIPIVTNHIELNLLNTLALDNGQIDYSRQRYMRPIASGPLADGRIANGTDEVAVRVRQKLQDMAEKYNADLESIAVAWIIKLGALPLLGTRDEQRLRHAANAFTIDLDHQDWYELYAISRGEA, from the coding sequence ATGCAGAAAATTTATTTAAGCGACGCCGGACCTAAAGTATCACCTGCCGTTTACAGCTTTCACCGCTGGCAAGAGGAACAAAATACCACGCCGGCTTCTATGGAAAAAATCGTAAATCTTTGCCTGGAACTAGGAATCAATACTTTCGACCACGCCGACATTTACGGTACCTACCACGCCGAAGAATTATTTGGGCAAGTCATTAGTCAGAAATCGTTTAACCGCGAAGACATTGTTTTGTTTACTAAGTGTGGTTTGCGGCTGCCGCACCCCAGTAAGCCCGAAGTGCGCGTAAAGCATTACGATACGTCGCGCCAGCATATATTGCGTAGCTTGGACGAGTCGCTGCGCAACTTAAAAACCGAGTACATCGATATCTTTTTATTAAACTACCTCGATCCTATTTCTAATTTAGAGGAAACCGCTATTACGCTCCGGCAGTTAAAAGAATCCGGTAAGGTTAAAAATATAGGGGTCGCCAACTTCACGGTTTTTCAGCACCAATTATTAGCCGCCTACCTCAACATTCCGATTGTAACCAATCACATCGAACTGAATTTATTAAATACGCTGGCACTGGATAATGGCCAGATTGATTACAGCCGGCAACGCTACATGCGCCCGATTGCTTCCGGGCCGCTGGCGGATGGCCGTATTGCCAACGGCACCGACGAAGTAGCGGTACGGGTTCGTCAGAAATTACAGGATATGGCTGAGAAATATAATGCTGATCTGGAATCCATTGCCGTAGCCTGGATTATTAAATTAGGCGCTTTGCCGCTTTTGGGCACCCGCGATGAACAACGGCTCCGCCATGCGGCTAATGCATTTACCATTGACCTGGACCACCAAGATTGGTACGAGCTCTACGCTATTTCGCGGGGAGAGGCATAA
- a CDS encoding glycoside hydrolase family 130 protein produces MPTVRCLYFLNFLLFLFVSCNQQSTKQTEADTKSGSTESSSQANQEVTKTEAWTLGPFRKEDALNPILGPDSTTKFYDPIRRDSVKWEEKDVFNPAAVMRNGQVHLLYRAEDKIGKFAGTSRIGLAISQDGLHFKRMPNPVLYPDNDFMKKYEWEGGCEDPRVVETLEGTYVMTYTTYDGKTARLCVATSKDLQTWKKHGLAFGKAYNGKYKDIWSKSGAIVCQRQGSQIVANKINGKYWMYWGDTDMFMATSDNLLDWTPLEENNKLAVAFGPRPGQFDSRLVEPGPPAMITEAGILLIYNSMNLDKGGTAALPAGTYTAGQILLDPKVPTKVLQRTANYFMKPEKEYEITGQVGNVCFLEGLVFLNNKWFLYYGTADSKIAVATHSAN; encoded by the coding sequence ATGCCTACCGTTCGCTGCCTTTATTTTTTAAATTTTTTGTTGTTTTTATTTGTAAGTTGTAATCAACAATCAACTAAACAAACGGAAGCAGATACAAAATCCGGTAGTACGGAATCCAGTTCACAAGCAAACCAAGAAGTTACTAAAACCGAGGCCTGGACTTTAGGACCTTTCCGAAAAGAAGATGCACTAAACCCTATTCTGGGCCCCGATAGTACTACAAAATTCTATGATCCGATCCGACGCGATTCGGTAAAGTGGGAAGAAAAAGACGTATTTAACCCGGCAGCCGTAATGCGGAATGGCCAAGTGCATTTGCTTTATCGGGCTGAAGACAAAATTGGTAAGTTTGCCGGTACCTCGCGCATTGGGTTAGCTATTAGCCAGGATGGCTTACATTTTAAAAGAATGCCCAACCCCGTATTGTACCCCGATAATGATTTCATGAAGAAGTACGAGTGGGAAGGTGGTTGCGAAGACCCCCGGGTAGTAGAAACCTTGGAAGGCACTTACGTAATGACTTATACCACCTACGATGGAAAAACAGCCCGATTATGCGTAGCTACTTCTAAAGATTTACAAACCTGGAAAAAACACGGGTTAGCTTTTGGCAAAGCTTATAATGGCAAGTATAAAGATATTTGGTCGAAGTCGGGAGCGATTGTTTGCCAGCGCCAAGGCAGTCAGATAGTAGCCAATAAAATAAATGGCAAGTACTGGATGTATTGGGGCGATACCGACATGTTTATGGCAACTTCGGATAATTTGCTCGACTGGACTCCCCTGGAAGAAAATAACAAACTAGCCGTTGCTTTTGGCCCGCGTCCGGGCCAGTTCGATAGCCGGTTAGTGGAACCGGGCCCACCCGCTATGATTACGGAAGCTGGTATTTTGTTGATCTATAACAGTATGAACCTGGATAAAGGCGGTACGGCGGCTTTGCCTGCTGGCACGTACACAGCCGGGCAAATTTTGCTCGATCCTAAAGTCCCCACTAAAGTATTACAGCGTACCGCCAACTACTTTATGAAACCCGAAAAAGAATATGAAATTACCGGCCAGGTAGGGAATGTTTGTTTTCTGGAAGGTTTAGTTTTTTTAAACAACAAGTGGTTTTTGTATTACGGAACCGCTGATTCTAAAATTGCGGTAGCTACGCATTCAGCAAATTAA